In Gammaproteobacteria bacterium, the following are encoded in one genomic region:
- a CDS encoding hypothetical protein (Evidence 5 : Unknown function), translated as MLRKAEDWGGGLAELSSLAGLGASLSGGRGDAVAVLSSQTLVDSFIRKNNLLKVLFPSRWDDETGAWKMGKEPTQAEAYRLFSLGMCKVNDDRKTGLVTFTVYWKDPVAAARWANDLVQEADLIRRRDAIEETERSIAFLEAELRKTSVVETQQTIQQLMEVQIKKKMFANTAGRYSYKVIDQAIVQDLKERPKRTLIVIMGTFFGLVFGVLVPWSQERYGEFRVRLRSHRQKMVNNP; from the coding sequence GTGCTGAGAAAAGCGGAGGACTGGGGGGGGGGGCTAGCTGAACTTTCTTCCCTTGCTGGTTTGGGGGCTAGTTTGTCAGGAGGGAGAGGAGATGCTGTTGCGGTTTTATCTTCGCAAACGCTGGTAGACTCATTTATTAGAAAGAACAATCTACTGAAGGTACTTTTTCCTTCGAGGTGGGATGATGAAACAGGGGCTTGGAAAATGGGAAAAGAGCCGACTCAAGCCGAGGCCTATCGGCTATTTTCTCTCGGAATGTGTAAAGTTAACGACGATCGAAAAACAGGTTTGGTAACCTTTACTGTCTACTGGAAAGACCCAGTGGCGGCCGCCAGATGGGCGAACGATCTGGTTCAAGAGGCTGATCTCATCCGGCGTCGTGATGCTATCGAGGAGACCGAGCGTAGCATTGCCTTTCTGGAGGCAGAACTTCGCAAAACTAGCGTCGTTGAGACGCAACAAACCATCCAGCAGTTAATGGAAGTTCAGATCAAGAAAAAGATGTTTGCCAATACGGCCGGTCGTTATAGCTATAAGGTCATTGATCAGGCAATTGTCCAGGATCTCAAAGAACGTCCCAAACGAACGCTGATTGTGATTATGGGGACGTTTTTTGGATTAGTCTTTGGTGTTTTAGTTCCATGGTCCCAGGAGCGC
- a CDS encoding hypothetical protein (Evidence 5 : Unknown function), whose amino-acid sequence MTDNLLVEGLVPQPKENIAVDPEQLRMPQSSAHDPSGDDAEEIDLLLGLFALWDIVMKRKRLAIDVFLGCITIALAYAILATPIYKGEVLLSIVSAEKSGGLGGGAS is encoded by the coding sequence ATGACAGATAATTTGCTTGTCGAAGGACTGGTGCCCCAGCCTAAGGAAAACATAGCAGTGGACCCTGAACAGTTACGAATGCCCCAGTCTTCAGCACACGACCCATCTGGCGATGATGCGGAGGAGATTGATCTCCTCCTGGGATTGTTTGCGCTGTGGGATATCGTGATGAAGCGGAAACGTCTCGCTATTGATGTATTTCTTGGCTGCATCACCATTGCCCTTGCTTATGCCATATTGGCGACGCCCATTTATAAAGGTGAGGTTCTGTTGTCCATTGTTAGTGCTGAGAAAAGCGGAGGACTGGGGGGGGGGGCTAGCTGA
- a CDS encoding polysaccharide biosynthesis/export protein — protein sequence MKIRRNHCATSWSLVGMVALYCVISLFPIVVQADTSSLTAVMTPEQRALFDQLSPEQRDAAIKAIQGLKKDVMSGMPTSSQTEVTPSVTVPVTVIPKPNDSLQPSPVEKEENKVKAVADAKERKPEPEKLKQFGYDLFSGTPTTFAPATDIPVPTDYVIGPGDTIQVQIFGKDNITYSLSVSRDGDISFPAIGPVPVAGMKFSEVRENLMDRIIRQTRGNTANVTMGPLRSIRVLILGEAQQPGSYTISALSTLTNALLVSGGVKTIGSLRNIQLKRNGQNVVTLDLYDLLLRGDTSGDVRLAPGDAIFIPTVGPTVGVSGAVYRPAIYELKDEKSVEDVIKLAGGTLPNVYLQGSQLDRIHDGFDHTVVNLDLSTRKAMETSVRSGDLVRVYSVLERFDDMVTLVGHVHRPGQVQWRRGMHLTDLVRSLKDLLPGSDTSYVVVRRELPDRRIKVLTTDLAQALAHPKSSQNLELKPLDEVLVFGLEEDRVALLAPIITQLTHQARLDKAAYIVSIDSGVRYPGTYPLIQDMQLTDLITAAGGTLPDIDLDFVVVRRKVDKEQRIEVISASLRQAMVASGSSANVFLTPKDNVHLFGLNEDRSAFLTPLLTNLRRQALSTEETPVVEVAGSVLKPGSYPLMRDMRVSDLIRSAGNLSEAAYTLTAEITRYTVVNATAREAAHINIDLAAILNGNQAADLSLKGYDRLNIRPIPKWSEQEIVTVQGEVNFPGVYSISHGETLSNLLHRVGGFTSNAFLEGAVFTREDLRKREQQSIDDLARRMEADLAASVLEKNETGDVSKQMAFSAGKQLVEQLRSTKAVGRLVIDLPGLAAGTDISGMKERNYSELDVVLKNGDQLVVPRDVQEVSVMGEVHHPTSLLYQEGLERDDYISKSGGVTQKASMKDVFVIQASGNVIAHDAAGLFGWLPVMQTRTIRPGDTIVVPFDVERIQPIALWGEVAKITYQLAVSVATLKTLNVF from the coding sequence ATGAAAATACGTAGAAACCACTGCGCAACCTCATGGTCGCTGGTTGGTATGGTCGCTCTGTATTGTGTTATTTCCCTGTTTCCCATTGTCGTTCAGGCTGATACTTCTAGTCTGACCGCAGTTATGACACCGGAGCAGCGTGCGTTATTCGATCAGCTTTCACCGGAGCAAAGAGATGCAGCCATAAAGGCTATTCAGGGTTTGAAAAAGGATGTTATGTCAGGAATGCCGACCTCTTCTCAAACGGAGGTAACTCCTTCAGTTACGGTTCCAGTTACGGTAATACCCAAACCCAATGATTCGTTACAACCTTCACCCGTCGAGAAAGAAGAAAATAAGGTAAAGGCGGTCGCTGATGCGAAGGAAAGAAAACCAGAACCAGAGAAGCTAAAACAATTTGGTTACGATTTATTTTCCGGGACTCCAACTACTTTTGCACCAGCCACGGATATTCCTGTGCCGACTGATTACGTCATTGGCCCAGGGGATACCATTCAGGTTCAGATCTTCGGTAAAGACAACATAACCTATTCTCTATCCGTTTCTCGTGATGGTGATATAAGTTTTCCTGCGATTGGTCCGGTTCCGGTAGCAGGTATGAAGTTTTCAGAGGTGCGTGAGAATTTGATGGATCGCATTATCCGTCAGACACGCGGTAACACGGCCAATGTTACGATGGGTCCCCTGCGTTCGATTCGTGTCTTGATCTTGGGGGAGGCCCAACAACCTGGTTCTTATACCATCAGCGCGCTATCTACCCTGACTAACGCGCTCCTGGTAAGTGGTGGGGTTAAAACAATTGGGTCGCTGCGCAACATTCAACTCAAGCGCAATGGACAGAATGTGGTGACCCTGGATCTCTATGATTTACTGCTGCGTGGGGACACCAGCGGTGACGTGCGGCTGGCGCCAGGTGACGCTATTTTTATTCCTACGGTTGGCCCCACAGTAGGCGTCAGTGGAGCGGTATATCGACCCGCTATCTATGAGTTGAAAGACGAAAAAAGTGTAGAGGATGTAATTAAACTGGCAGGTGGGACTCTACCCAATGTCTATCTCCAAGGTAGCCAATTGGATCGTATCCATGATGGTTTTGACCATACGGTGGTTAATCTCGACCTATCGACGCGTAAGGCAATGGAGACTTCTGTCCGGAGTGGCGATCTGGTGCGAGTGTATTCTGTCTTGGAGCGCTTCGATGACATGGTAACCCTGGTGGGCCATGTTCATCGCCCCGGCCAGGTGCAGTGGCGTCGAGGGATGCACCTAACCGATCTTGTTCGATCGTTGAAGGATCTGCTTCCTGGGTCGGATACCAGCTACGTTGTGGTGCGTCGTGAACTACCCGATCGACGTATTAAAGTGCTGACCACGGATTTGGCCCAGGCATTGGCTCATCCCAAATCTTCCCAAAATCTCGAACTCAAGCCTTTGGACGAGGTGTTGGTATTTGGTCTGGAGGAGGATCGTGTCGCCTTGTTAGCGCCCATCATTACCCAGCTAACTCACCAGGCGCGCCTGGATAAGGCAGCGTACATTGTGTCCATTGACAGTGGGGTACGTTATCCCGGTACCTACCCCCTGATTCAGGATATGCAACTGACCGATCTAATTACGGCAGCAGGTGGAACCCTACCTGATATCGATCTGGATTTTGTAGTGGTGCGTCGTAAGGTTGATAAAGAACAGCGTATCGAGGTTATTTCAGCATCTTTACGCCAGGCAATGGTGGCGTCGGGCAGCAGTGCAAATGTTTTTTTAACCCCCAAAGATAATGTTCACCTCTTCGGACTCAACGAAGATCGTTCCGCATTTTTGACCCCCCTATTAACCAACCTCCGCCGTCAAGCCTTGAGTACCGAAGAGACACCAGTAGTTGAGGTAGCTGGGTCAGTACTTAAGCCAGGGAGTTATCCTTTGATGCGGGATATGCGGGTGAGTGATCTGATTCGATCTGCGGGTAATCTAAGTGAAGCTGCCTATACGTTAACCGCAGAAATTACTCGCTATACGGTAGTTAACGCTACTGCCCGTGAGGCCGCGCACATTAACATCGATCTGGCTGCCATCCTCAATGGTAATCAGGCTGCGGATCTGTCGCTCAAAGGCTATGACCGATTGAACATTCGCCCTATTCCAAAATGGAGTGAACAGGAAATTGTTACGGTGCAAGGCGAGGTCAACTTTCCTGGGGTCTATTCGATTAGTCATGGCGAAACCTTGAGCAATTTGCTGCACCGCGTTGGCGGTTTTACCAGTAATGCTTTTCTGGAAGGGGCGGTATTTACCCGAGAAGACCTGCGGAAGCGCGAACAGCAAAGTATCGATGATTTGGCGCGCAGGATGGAGGCTGATCTTGCTGCTTCAGTGCTCGAGAAGAACGAGACGGGAGACGTGTCCAAACAGATGGCCTTCTCAGCTGGCAAACAACTCGTTGAACAATTGCGTAGCACCAAGGCGGTGGGTCGTTTGGTAATTGATCTACCAGGGTTGGCGGCGGGTACGGATATTTCTGGTATGAAGGAAAGGAATTATTCTGAATTGGATGTTGTGCTTAAGAACGGTGACCAATTGGTGGTGCCGCGAGATGTTCAGGAGGTTAGCGTCATGGGTGAGGTACATCATCCTACCTCTCTCCTTTATCAGGAAGGGCTGGAGCGTGATGATTATATCTCCAAGAGTGGTGGAGTTACCCAAAAAGCCAGTATGAAAGATGTTTTTGTGATTCAGGCGAGTGGTAATGTCATTGCTCATGATGCGGCCGGCCTTTTCGGGTGGTTGCCGGTTATGCAGACGCGAACCATTCGACCCGGAGATACCATCGTTGTACCCTTTGATGTTGAGCGTATCCAACCTATTGCTTTGTGGGGTGAGGTTGCCAAGATTACGTATCAACTCGCGGTGTCAGTGGCGACCCTTAAGACGTTAAATGTGTTCTAG
- a CDS encoding hypothetical protein (Evidence 5 : Unknown function): MALKRSLQKSPQAVKLGRGAFNCVAWSSDRLWLALGGDDNAVYVFTPKGELHWRRKKHTAPVESLAWSPDGRCLASGADDGTVRLWSFDGTELRCLDGHEGIVAGIAWAPDSRRLVSGSEDRTLRLWSAADGAELRRIEGHEGAVWSVAWSPDGRVLASGAGDRTVRLWSALSGGELRCLTGHTNQVSSVVWSPDSRRLASGGRDQTVRLWSVQDGTELNCLEGSDGAILSMAWSPEGQCLALGSSQGVIRLWSPDDEGDAGASTVCPRASEEGRKTVPRPNGYAERVWGVAWSPDGSHLAAVARDGTLAMWEVAAPLPPVSTTEVNDAVQWLARQAATMGRRAPPWIPHLPGADAVSGLGVLRVEGLQRSGAPCIALHPNGRRLASAHSDGHLRCWNLMDGQLFWTSIDPATENLTKPSDRTQPVIQDLAWSPDGRSIAVGMENGAISLWSAADGVELHRLTGHRAPVSSVAWSPDGDRLASGSADRTVRLWSVEGGVELRCLRGHTDLVRAIVWSPNGRYLASGAQDCTVRLWSVTDGRELRCLKGHTALVYSVAWSPDGRRLVSGSQDQTVRLWSITDGAEQQRLEGHSSAVLSVAWSPDAIHLASGSVDGVVCVWNSLDAGGRGRSPLRSFLASGYTWRVAWAPGGSFLISSHAEDVIHLWNTLDLLPGQTTGQAPTSANLFRPVDLSSLPAALVALHRLGIHPPLSLVHDLRTLLGGGAPPALEPLFTGPEGERIQDLQTLGWSSAARTGLLALLLHGLPDSRWEVPSDLTPGILRTSLAAALAGESIDPDAPPPPLAFLRQTAASLDAPLLTLIAALGPDAVAADPGLLLRLRYCVTQLPGLNPVQRHLLRQHLIPLGIVKTDTRNMVGGSCVSSGVYGQNGGNFYREMSVAPSGFPIDRMRFPPGESSFLLGPDVGFGRCRRDSEWRLARQYCLQLPPRMEGNFALRPCLRPTVIILDCSPACHGAVEGLLRPAAHALAATLRRQRLPVVLVSAGGRPTVHLLEQPADLLTFLTQRSQNPPDPVTTLAVATALRRQLVGNTREPIILLLTQPQWGGEIGEMVLSSPHLRALFVQDVALACPVAAPVWSRYCERWEALTSDQHTSLPEVLGRLIG, translated from the coding sequence ATGGCACTAAAACGGTCGTTACAGAAATCGCCGCAGGCAGTAAAACTGGGGAGAGGGGCGTTTAATTGCGTGGCCTGGTCGTCGGATCGACTTTGGTTAGCCCTTGGTGGTGATGACAATGCGGTTTATGTCTTTACGCCCAAGGGCGAATTGCATTGGCGTAGAAAGAAACACACGGCCCCGGTAGAAAGTCTCGCTTGGTCGCCGGATGGGCGCTGCCTTGCCTCGGGGGCGGACGATGGCACGGTGCGATTGTGGTCGTTTGACGGTACCGAGCTGCGTTGTCTCGACGGGCATGAAGGTATCGTTGCGGGTATCGCTTGGGCGCCGGATAGTCGTCGTTTGGTGTCGGGGTCGGAGGATCGTACCTTACGGTTGTGGTCTGCGGCAGATGGCGCCGAGCTACGTCGCATTGAGGGACATGAGGGGGCGGTTTGGAGTGTCGCCTGGTCGCCGGATGGTCGAGTGCTGGCCTCGGGGGCGGGGGATCGTACCGTGCGGTTGTGGTCGGCGCTGAGCGGGGGTGAGCTGCGCTGTCTGACCGGACATACCAACCAGGTCAGTAGTGTTGTTTGGTCGCCGGATAGTCGCCGCCTTGCGTCGGGGGGGCGTGACCAGACCGTGAGGCTGTGGTCGGTGCAAGATGGTACCGAGTTGAACTGTCTCGAAGGGAGTGATGGCGCGATTTTGAGTATGGCTTGGTCACCAGAGGGTCAATGTTTGGCCTTGGGGTCGTCGCAGGGGGTGATTCGGTTGTGGTCACCTGATGATGAGGGTGACGCAGGGGCGAGTACGGTCTGTCCCCGTGCCAGCGAAGAGGGGAGGAAGACCGTACCTCGCCCTAATGGATATGCAGAGAGGGTCTGGGGTGTTGCCTGGTCGCCAGACGGTAGCCATCTCGCGGCGGTTGCTCGAGATGGTACTTTGGCCATGTGGGAGGTGGCCGCCCCCTTACCCCCGGTCTCGACCACAGAAGTGAATGATGCTGTGCAATGGTTGGCACGTCAGGCCGCAACGATGGGGCGACGTGCCCCTCCGTGGATACCACACCTCCCAGGGGCGGATGCCGTAAGCGGTCTTGGGGTGTTACGTGTGGAGGGGCTTCAGCGGTCGGGTGCGCCCTGCATTGCTCTGCATCCGAATGGTCGCCGCCTTGCCAGTGCCCATTCCGACGGTCATCTGCGTTGTTGGAACTTGATGGATGGGCAACTATTTTGGACCAGTATCGATCCTGCTACGGAGAATCTGACCAAACCTTCGGATCGAACTCAACCCGTTATCCAGGATCTGGCCTGGTCACCGGACGGTCGATCGATTGCTGTGGGGATGGAGAATGGCGCGATATCGCTGTGGTCGGCTGCCGACGGGGTGGAGTTGCATCGTCTTACGGGGCACCGTGCCCCGGTTTCCAGTGTTGCTTGGTCGCCGGATGGTGATCGTCTGGCCTCGGGGTCGGCGGATCGAACGGTGCGCCTATGGTCGGTAGAGGGTGGCGTTGAATTGCGTTGTCTCAGGGGGCACACCGACTTGGTGCGGGCTATCGTGTGGTCACCCAATGGGCGTTACCTGGCCTCGGGGGCGCAGGATTGTACGGTTCGTTTGTGGTCGGTAACCGATGGGCGGGAACTGCGTTGTCTAAAGGGACACACGGCGCTGGTTTATAGTGTGGCTTGGTCGCCGGATGGGCGTCGACTTGTCTCGGGGTCGCAGGACCAAACGGTACGGCTGTGGTCGATAACTGACGGCGCTGAACAGCAGCGTTTGGAGGGGCATTCCAGCGCGGTTCTAAGTGTTGCTTGGTCGCCAGATGCTATCCATCTTGCGTCGGGGTCCGTGGATGGCGTCGTATGCGTCTGGAACTCTCTTGATGCGGGAGGGCGAGGGCGGTCGCCGCTCCGTAGCTTCCTTGCTTCTGGTTATACCTGGCGTGTGGCTTGGGCACCCGGCGGTAGTTTCCTGATCTCCAGTCACGCGGAGGATGTAATCCACCTCTGGAACACCCTTGACCTCCTCCCGGGCCAAACCACTGGACAGGCGCCAACCAGCGCTAATCTCTTCCGACCGGTAGACCTTTCCTCGTTGCCGGCCGCGCTAGTTGCTCTACATCGGCTAGGAATCCATCCGCCTCTGTCTCTGGTCCACGACCTTCGTACCTTGCTGGGAGGAGGGGCGCCGCCCGCCCTCGAGCCACTGTTTACGGGTCCTGAGGGGGAGCGTATTCAAGATCTTCAGACCTTGGGTTGGTCTAGCGCGGCTCGTACCGGTCTGCTTGCCCTACTGCTGCATGGCCTGCCCGACTCCCGTTGGGAGGTTCCCTCGGACCTAACCCCTGGCATCCTGCGCACGTCGCTGGCCGCTGCCCTGGCCGGTGAATCCATTGATCCCGATGCGCCGCCACCGCCACTCGCTTTTCTCCGCCAAACTGCTGCGAGTCTTGATGCCCCTTTGCTTACGTTAATCGCGGCCTTGGGTCCCGATGCGGTAGCCGCAGATCCGGGGCTGCTCCTCCGGCTGCGTTACTGCGTGACTCAATTGCCCGGCTTGAATCCGGTCCAGCGTCACCTGCTGAGGCAGCATTTGATACCGTTGGGGATAGTAAAAACGGATACCAGAAATATGGTAGGCGGAAGCTGCGTCTCCTCTGGGGTTTATGGTCAGAATGGCGGGAATTTTTATCGGGAGATGTCTGTAGCACCCTCTGGGTTTCCCATTGATAGAATGCGATTTCCCCCTGGTGAATCCTCTTTTCTCTTAGGGCCTGATGTTGGTTTTGGGCGGTGCCGCAGGGACAGCGAATGGCGGTTGGCACGGCAGTATTGTCTTCAACTACCTCCTCGAATGGAGGGTAATTTCGCGTTGCGCCCTTGTCTACGTCCGACGGTGATTATTCTTGACTGTTCCCCGGCCTGCCACGGTGCTGTCGAAGGACTTCTCCGACCGGCTGCTCATGCCTTAGCGGCTACTCTCCGTCGTCAACGTCTACCGGTAGTATTGGTGAGTGCGGGGGGGAGGCCTACGGTCCACCTCCTGGAACAACCCGCAGATCTACTGACCTTTCTTACCCAGCGTAGCCAGAATCCTCCCGACCCGGTGACAACCCTTGCGGTTGCTACGGCCCTACGTCGGCAACTCGTGGGTAATACGCGGGAGCCAATCATTTTGTTGCTGACTCAGCCTCAGTGGGGGGGCGAAATCGGGGAAATGGTTCTCTCCTCGCCTCACTTACGGGCATTGTTCGTCCAAGACGTGGCGTTGGCGTGCCCTGTCGCCGCTCCGGTTTGGTCTCGGTACTGCGAACGTTGGGAGGCCCTCACTTCGGATCAACATACATCCCTGCCCGAGGTCCTGGGACGACTCATCGGATAA